One stretch of Planctomycetota bacterium DNA includes these proteins:
- the bioA gene encoding adenosylmethionine--8-amino-7-oxononanoate transaminase, giving the protein MDEARIRQLAAMDHAHVWHPFTPMRQWREAEPLIIERGEGAYLIDARGHRYIDGVSSLWCNVHGHAVPEIDAAIRAQLDRIAHSTMLGLTHEPGIELAAKLCAIAPGSLSKVFYSDAGATATEVAFKMAVGYWHHRGEPERHTFIALDGAYHGDTVGAMSIGYSDLFHRPYRSMVFRTEFVPPGEAGAMAAKLDELGGRCAGVTIEPMVQGAAGMVMHDAAYLRAVATLCREAGVLLIADEVATGFGRTGTMFACEHGPIEPDLMCLGKGLSGGYLPLAATLCTDEIAAAFEGELHEFKTFYHGHTFTGNPLGCAAALASIALLEKRDLIREVRRKAKLLGEWLAPLAKSAGVKEVRQCGMMVGIELCDQAPPAAHAAEAGGSALGDFGESANRYARRIGYEVCDMARQRGVIIRPLGNVIVLMPPLAINDAALRTLVDVAADCIAAVKDSRSSGR; this is encoded by the coding sequence ATGGATGAAGCACGAATCAGGCAACTGGCGGCGATGGACCATGCGCATGTGTGGCATCCGTTCACGCCCATGCGGCAGTGGCGGGAGGCGGAGCCCCTGATCATCGAGCGCGGGGAGGGCGCATATCTGATCGACGCTCGGGGCCATCGCTACATCGACGGCGTGTCGTCGCTGTGGTGCAACGTGCATGGTCACGCGGTGCCGGAGATCGACGCGGCGATCCGCGCGCAACTCGACCGCATTGCGCATTCGACGATGCTCGGTCTCACGCACGAGCCGGGCATCGAATTGGCGGCGAAGCTCTGCGCGATCGCGCCGGGTTCGCTTAGCAAGGTGTTCTACTCCGACGCCGGGGCGACGGCGACGGAAGTGGCGTTCAAGATGGCGGTCGGGTACTGGCATCATCGCGGCGAGCCGGAGCGGCATACGTTCATCGCGCTCGATGGGGCGTATCACGGCGACACGGTCGGCGCGATGTCGATCGGGTACAGCGATCTGTTTCATCGGCCGTATCGGTCGATGGTGTTTCGCACGGAGTTCGTTCCGCCCGGCGAAGCGGGGGCGATGGCGGCGAAGCTCGATGAACTGGGCGGGCGATGCGCGGGCGTGACGATCGAGCCGATGGTGCAGGGGGCGGCGGGGATGGTCATGCATGACGCGGCGTATCTGCGCGCCGTCGCGACCTTGTGCCGGGAAGCGGGCGTACTGCTGATTGCGGACGAAGTGGCGACCGGGTTCGGGCGGACGGGGACAATGTTCGCCTGCGAGCACGGGCCGATCGAACCCGATCTGATGTGCCTGGGCAAGGGTTTGAGCGGGGGCTACCTGCCGTTGGCGGCGACGCTGTGCACCGATGAAATCGCCGCGGCGTTCGAGGGCGAGCTGCACGAATTCAAGACGTTCTACCACGGTCACACCTTCACCGGCAACCCGCTGGGCTGCGCGGCGGCGCTGGCGTCCATCGCGCTCCTGGAGAAGCGCGATCTGATTCGCGAAGTGCGGCGGAAGGCCAAATTGCTCGGCGAATGGCTAGCGCCTCTGGCGAAGAGCGCGGGGGTCAAGGAAGTGAGGCAGTGTGGGATGATGGTGGGCATCGAACTTTGCGATCAAGCGCCGCCCGCTGCCCATGCCGCGGAAGCGGGGGGAAGCGCGCTTGGGGATTTCGGCGAGTCGGCGAATCGTTATGCCAGGCGGATCGGATATGAGGTGTGCGACATGGCGCGTCAGCGCGGCGTGATCATTCGGCCGCTGGGTAATGTCATCGTGCTGATGCCGCCGCTGGCGATCAATGATGCGGCCCTGCGCACGCTGGTGGATGTCGCCGCCGACTGCATCGCCGCGGTCAAGGATTCTCGATCCAGCGGACGCTGA
- a CDS encoding prepilin-type N-terminal cleavage/methylation domain-containing protein, translated as MIGSRSRQRGFTLVEALLASVVLSVSVMAITQAIVAGQMQMYDAVHAQRALMAANEMMEHILSLPYADPEGATAIGPDAGETNVSLYDNIDDFNGYSEAAGAMKDIAGQAYPAEFADFSRSVTITSSNLSATGISAVSGLTITVTVRDTAGRRWVLTRFVAPPLSEADEDTAQSVDSLADNGSSDGGGDSDSGDSGDGDLGGSGGGSHGGGHGGGHGGGHGGGHGHG; from the coding sequence ATGATCGGGTCAAGATCCAGACAGCGTGGTTTCACATTGGTCGAAGCACTGCTGGCGTCGGTGGTGCTTTCGGTTTCAGTGATGGCGATCACGCAGGCGATCGTGGCGGGGCAGATGCAGATGTACGATGCGGTGCATGCACAACGGGCGCTGATGGCGGCCAACGAGATGATGGAGCACATTCTCTCGCTGCCGTATGCGGACCCGGAGGGCGCGACGGCGATCGGGCCGGACGCCGGCGAGACGAATGTCAGTCTCTACGACAACATCGACGACTTCAACGGCTACAGCGAAGCGGCGGGCGCGATGAAGGATATCGCCGGTCAGGCGTACCCCGCGGAGTTCGCCGACTTCTCGCGCAGCGTCACGATCACCAGCTCGAACCTGTCCGCGACCGGCATCAGCGCCGTTTCCGGACTGACCATCACGGTCACGGTGCGCGACACGGCCGGTCGGCGATGGGTGTTGACGCGATTCGTCGCCCCGCCGCTTTCGGAAGCTGACGAGGATACGGCCCAGAGCGTCGATTCGCTGGCGGACAACGGTTCGAGCGACGGCGGAGGCGACAGCGACTCGGGCGACTCCGGCGACGGCGACCTGGGCGGGAGCGGCGGCGGGTCGCACGGCGGGGGTCACGGAGGCGGACACGGCGGGGGCCACGGCGGGGGCCACGGTCACGGTTGA
- the dnaE gene encoding DNA polymerase III subunit alpha: MANTSEQFVHLHVHTQYSLLDGAVRTADLPKRAKELGQSSVAITDHGCLFGLIDFYAKCVENGVKPIVGIEAYMAPGDRRDRTYSGVKDGGYHLLLLAENLTGYHNLLKLASIAYLEGFYFKPRIDKDTLKAHAAGLIATSACLGGEIPSALTASDRKRAKELAETYLEVFGPDKFFIELQSHIPEQAKVNPELIDLADRVGAGVVATNDVHFLLPDDHGPHDALCCISTGKLISDESRLIYPTQLYLKSAAEMRAAAPTLGDRWREACDNTLRIADLCNVDLNFKANHAPVVKIETRRGDLSPPASDSNSHMGSTEWYNAYCANFTLLPFDSHKDKDSPAQLKKQCDKALRDLVEAGAIWRYGKDGITDDIRARLDRELKILADKSISAYFLIVWDFVNYARANGIPANARGSGVGTMVGYCLGLSNACPVKYGLLFERFTDPDRSEYPDIDIDICQDGRARVINYVREKYGHVAQIITFGTLKARAAIRDVGRVMNIPLSEVDRIAKLIPGDLGMTLDKALSVEPDLKKEYNDNPQTHRLIDISRRLEGLARHASVHAAGVVIATQPLDNIIPLYKDPKAGKNKEKDKDADGDQIVEMITQWDGPTCEKVGLLKMDFLGLRTLSIIERARTLINATLDKSTQTRIIAGDFGVGPCPETPREFGMRSGEFGVEDSSTPHAALPTPHSVDPLDLDRLTFVDQNVLDLFRRGETAGVFQFESGGMRSLLMGMKPDRLEDLIAANALFRPGPMDLIPDYNDRKNGRASVPPAHEVVLKYTAETYGIMIYQEQVMQIIHDLGDIPLREAYTIIKAISKKKEKTINAARDQFVEGAGRKGLAKPQAQELFDLILKFAGYGFNKSHSTGYAIVAYQTAYLKTYFPVHYMAALLTYESVSTEKVTEYMEECRKVRFPDGRVGIEVRPPDINLSYLDFAVIYGESEPRDCNHGHIRFGLGAVKGVGAKAVEAIIAARKKDGPFKSLFNFCERVPQMSVNKSTIEALIKCGAFDALHGVDKRAAMIAAVETAMSRGAQEATLRSSDDFLFGAVETQKKAEPIAEPALPSVAAWDNAETLSQEKAVLGFYVSSHPLDRHKKALDRFANVSLKDARRLRADTEVIVGGMFTRVRQTFVKNGRSAGQKMAMITIEDLTGSMEGVIFSDGYAAHGHLIEPEKVVFLRGKIDRRREEPNIIIESVVPMDEAPQVLTKAVKITLRDRDADGQPRIYNGELSTLKTMLRQMAGSVPVYFEVYCGEQVAVLEAPQRVRTDATLPQRIAAVLQDDQCCQLVGPMKLIADSPAVVIASDEEAVVNRLRRSSNDEEFCDSIDRY, encoded by the coding sequence ATGGCGAACACGTCCGAACAGTTTGTTCATTTGCATGTTCATACCCAATATTCGCTCCTTGACGGTGCGGTGCGCACCGCGGATCTTCCCAAACGCGCCAAGGAACTGGGCCAGTCCTCCGTCGCCATCACCGACCACGGATGCCTCTTCGGCCTCATCGACTTCTACGCCAAGTGCGTCGAAAACGGCGTCAAACCCATCGTCGGAATCGAGGCCTACATGGCCCCCGGCGACCGACGCGACCGGACCTACTCCGGCGTCAAAGACGGCGGGTACCATCTGCTCCTCCTCGCCGAAAACCTCACCGGGTATCACAATCTGCTCAAGCTCGCCTCGATCGCCTATCTCGAGGGCTTCTACTTCAAGCCCCGCATTGATAAGGACACGCTCAAGGCCCACGCCGCCGGACTGATCGCGACCAGCGCCTGCCTCGGCGGTGAAATCCCCTCCGCGCTGACCGCCTCCGATCGCAAGCGCGCCAAGGAACTCGCCGAGACTTACCTCGAAGTCTTCGGCCCCGACAAGTTCTTCATCGAGCTTCAGTCCCACATCCCCGAACAGGCCAAGGTCAATCCCGAACTCATCGACCTCGCCGACCGCGTCGGGGCCGGCGTCGTCGCCACCAATGACGTCCATTTCCTCCTCCCCGATGACCACGGCCCGCACGATGCCCTCTGCTGCATCTCCACCGGCAAACTCATCAGCGATGAGTCCCGCCTGATCTATCCGACACAGCTTTATCTGAAGAGTGCCGCGGAGATGCGAGCGGCCGCGCCGACCCTCGGCGACCGCTGGCGCGAGGCATGTGACAACACGCTCCGCATCGCCGACCTGTGCAACGTCGATCTGAACTTCAAAGCCAACCACGCCCCCGTGGTGAAGATCGAAACAAGGCGGGGGGACTTAAGTCCCCCCGCCTCCGATTCCAATTCCCACATGGGAAGCACCGAGTGGTACAACGCCTACTGCGCCAACTTCACTCTGCTCCCCTTCGATTCGCACAAGGACAAGGACTCGCCCGCGCAGCTCAAGAAGCAATGCGACAAAGCCCTCCGCGATCTCGTCGAAGCCGGGGCGATCTGGCGCTATGGCAAGGACGGCATCACCGATGACATCCGCGCGCGACTCGACCGCGAACTGAAAATCCTCGCGGACAAGTCCATCAGCGCATATTTCCTCATCGTGTGGGACTTCGTCAACTACGCCCGCGCCAACGGCATCCCCGCCAATGCCCGCGGCTCCGGCGTCGGAACCATGGTCGGTTACTGCCTGGGCCTCTCCAACGCCTGCCCCGTCAAATACGGCCTGCTCTTTGAACGCTTCACCGACCCCGACCGCAGCGAATACCCCGATATCGACATCGACATCTGTCAGGACGGCCGCGCGCGCGTCATCAACTATGTCCGCGAAAAGTATGGTCACGTCGCGCAGATCATCACGTTTGGTACGCTCAAGGCCCGGGCCGCCATCCGTGACGTCGGGCGCGTGATGAACATCCCGCTCTCCGAAGTGGACCGCATCGCCAAATTGATCCCCGGCGATCTGGGCATGACCCTTGACAAAGCCCTGAGCGTCGAGCCCGACCTCAAGAAGGAATACAACGACAATCCGCAGACGCACCGGCTCATCGACATCAGCCGCCGCCTCGAAGGTCTGGCGCGTCATGCGTCGGTCCACGCCGCCGGCGTCGTCATCGCCACGCAGCCCCTCGATAACATCATCCCGCTCTACAAGGACCCCAAAGCCGGGAAAAACAAGGAAAAAGACAAGGATGCCGACGGCGATCAGATCGTCGAAATGATCACGCAATGGGACGGCCCGACGTGCGAAAAAGTCGGCCTCCTCAAGATGGACTTCCTCGGCCTGCGCACGCTCTCGATCATCGAACGCGCCCGCACGCTCATCAACGCCACCCTCGACAAGTCCACGCAAACCCGCATCATCGCCGGCGACTTCGGCGTCGGCCCCTGTCCCGAGACGCCCAGAGAGTTCGGCATGCGGAGTGGGGAATTCGGAGTTGAAGACAGCAGCACTCCGCACGCCGCACTCCCCACTCCGCACTCCGTTGATCCGCTCGATCTCGATCGCCTGACTTTCGTCGATCAGAACGTGCTGGACCTGTTCCGTCGCGGGGAGACGGCGGGCGTGTTCCAGTTTGAATCGGGCGGGATGCGCAGTCTGCTGATGGGGATGAAGCCCGATCGGCTCGAAGATTTGATCGCCGCCAACGCGCTGTTCCGGCCGGGGCCGATGGATCTCATTCCCGACTACAACGACCGCAAGAACGGGCGCGCGAGCGTGCCGCCGGCGCACGAAGTGGTGCTCAAGTACACCGCCGAGACGTACGGGATCATGATCTACCAGGAACAGGTGATGCAGATCATCCACGACCTGGGCGACATCCCGCTGCGCGAGGCGTACACGATCATCAAGGCGATCAGCAAGAAGAAAGAGAAGACGATCAACGCCGCGCGCGATCAGTTCGTCGAAGGCGCCGGCCGCAAGGGTCTCGCCAAGCCGCAGGCCCAGGAGCTGTTCGACCTCATTCTCAAATTCGCCGGCTACGGCTTCAACAAGTCGCACTCGACGGGTTACGCCATCGTGGCGTATCAGACGGCTTACCTGAAGACCTATTTCCCCGTGCACTACATGGCGGCGCTGCTGACGTATGAATCGGTCAGCACGGAGAAGGTCACCGAGTACATGGAGGAGTGCCGCAAGGTGCGCTTCCCCGATGGGCGCGTCGGCATCGAGGTGCGTCCGCCGGACATCAATCTCTCGTATCTCGATTTCGCCGTGATTTACGGGGAAAGCGAGCCGCGCGACTGCAATCACGGGCACATCCGTTTCGGTCTCGGGGCGGTCAAGGGCGTCGGCGCGAAGGCGGTCGAGGCGATCATCGCCGCGCGGAAGAAGGACGGCCCGTTCAAGAGTCTGTTCAACTTCTGCGAGCGCGTGCCGCAGATGTCGGTCAACAAATCAACGATCGAAGCGCTGATCAAATGCGGCGCGTTCGATGCGTTGCACGGCGTGGACAAACGTGCGGCAATGATCGCCGCCGTCGAGACGGCGATGAGCCGGGGGGCGCAGGAAGCGACGTTGCGGTCGAGCGACGACTTTCTGTTCGGCGCCGTCGAGACGCAGAAGAAGGCCGAGCCGATCGCGGAGCCGGCGTTGCCGAGCGTCGCGGCGTGGGACAACGCCGAGACGCTCAGCCAGGAAAAAGCAGTGCTCGGGTTCTACGTGTCGAGCCATCCGCTGGACCGTCACAAAAAGGCGCTGGATCGCTTCGCGAACGTGAGCTTGAAGGACGCCCGCCGCCTGCGTGCGGACACGGAAGTCATCGTCGGGGGGATGTTCACGCGCGTGCGGCAGACGTTCGTGAAGAACGGCCGCAGCGCCGGACAGAAGATGGCGATGATCACGATCGAGGACCTGACCGGGTCGATGGAAGGCGTGATCTTCTCCGACGGCTACGCGGCGCACGGCCATCTGATCGAGCCGGAGAAAGTGGTGTTTTTACGGGGGAAAATCGACCGCCGGCGCGAGGAGCCGAACATCATTATTGAAAGCGTCGTGCCGATGGACGAAGCGCCGCAGGTGCTCACCAAGGCGGTGAAGATCACGCTGCGCGATCGCGATGCGGACGGTCAGCCGCGGATTTACAACGGGGAGTTGTCAACGCTCAAGACGATGCTGCGTCAGATGGCCGGGAGCGTGCCGGTGTATTTCGAGGTGTACTGCGGCGAGCAGGTCGCGGTGCTGGAGGCGCCGCAGCGCGTGCGGACGGACGCGACGCTGCCGCAGCGCATCGCCGCGGTGCTGCAGGATGATCAGTGCTGCCAGCTTGTGGGCCCGATGAAACTCATCGCCGATTCCCCGGCCGTCGTCATCGCGTCGGACGAAGAAGCCGTCGTCAACCGCCTGCGCCGCTCGAGCAATGATGAAGAGTTCTGCGATTCAATTGATCGGTATTGA